Proteins found in one Chloroflexota bacterium genomic segment:
- a CDS encoding flippase-like domain-containing protein: MLDHKEGKDSFKINEEVNKQAVGTDIMPENGEILTGEVSLERRFFNLQTLVSFLLAFAIIYFMLTKINIDLRETVENIKRANWLFYLLAFLIYYSSFPVRGLRWRLLLRNVGFRRAAGIRLPSILGLAEIIFLSWFANCLVPAKLGDAYRGYLLKRNARVSLSKTLGTILAERMSDMVVLFIMLALAGLSLFGGKVPAPVMTIFLAGLVLVVLIVLAVLVMKSCGGLVQRLLPARVKPIYGRFEEGTLLSFQNMPLLLLLTVVVWLQESARMWFICLSLGLSAIGLSPVIFMALGGAILTTLPITPAGLGLVESATVGVLLLLNNLGAVHGIDENVAASVAILDRTLSYWSLIVFGLLVYLLSKKK, from the coding sequence TTGCTAGATCATAAGGAAGGGAAGGATAGTTTTAAGATCAACGAGGAAGTTAACAAGCAAGCGGTTGGGACTGATATTATGCCTGAAAATGGGGAGATACTGACAGGGGAGGTCTCCCTAGAGAGACGCTTCTTTAACCTGCAGACCTTGGTCTCCTTTCTGCTCGCTTTCGCTATCATCTATTTTATGTTGACGAAGATCAATATTGACCTTCGAGAGACGGTCGAGAACATCAAGCGAGCGAACTGGCTCTTTTACCTCTTGGCCTTTCTTATCTACTACTCGAGCTTCCCAGTGCGGGGCTTACGCTGGCGCTTGCTGTTGCGTAACGTCGGCTTCCGCAGAGCAGCGGGCATTCGTCTTCCCTCGATACTAGGACTGGCGGAGATCATCTTTCTCTCCTGGTTCGCTAACTGCCTGGTGCCGGCCAAGCTGGGGGATGCCTACCGTGGTTATTTGTTGAAGCGCAACGCAAGGGTCTCTTTATCAAAGACGCTGGGCACTATTCTGGCCGAGCGGATGTCCGATATGGTTGTTCTATTTATCATGCTAGCCTTGGCCGGGCTGAGCCTTTTTGGGGGTAAGGTTCCCGCACCCGTGATGACCATCTTCTTGGCAGGGTTGGTCCTTGTAGTCCTTATTGTGTTGGCCGTTCTGGTGATGAAGTCTTGCGGTGGGCTGGTACAACGGCTATTGCCGGCGCGGGTTAAACCAATTTATGGTCGTTTTGAGGAAGGCACGCTGCTCAGTTTCCAAAACATGCCCTTGCTGTTATTGCTCACGGTAGTGGTCTGGCTGCAAGAGAGCGCCCGTATGTGGTTCATTTGTCTTTCTTTGGGGTTATCGGCTATTGGGCTCTCTCCGGTAATCTTTATGGCCCTCGGTGGTGCTATCCTGACCACTCTACCGATCACGCCGGCTGGGTTGGGGCTGGTAGAGTCGGCCACTGTTGGTGTTCTTTTGTTGCTCAACAACCTGGGGGCAGTGCACGGGATAGATGAAAATGTCGCCGCCTCGGTGGCCATCTTGGATCGAACGCTCAGCTATTGGAGTCTGATAGTGTTCGGTTTGCTGGTCTATTTGCTAAGCAAGAAGAAGTGA